The window AACTGTTCGTTGAGCTTGCCGGCGATGACCTCGTCGGCGGCCTGCACAATCAGCTGGGCCTTGTCCGCAGGGAGCTTGCCCAGGTCCTGGTTCACCAGCGCGCAGGCTTTTTTCAGGATGCCGAAGGCGCGGATCAGCTCCGGCGGCATGGTGTCGCGGCCGATGTTGAAGTGCAGCAGGGAACGCTGCGTCTGCGCGCCCCAGTACACCTGGGACGGCACCTCGATGGTGCCCATGCTGTCCGATTCGATGCGCGTCCTGGAGGTGGATTTCGTCGCGGTCGCCATGAGGGCACCCCTCTTTATGGATGTGTGCGGTTGCAGGAAGGAAGCCGAATTATAGCAGTGGCTTGGTGCCCCACGTTCGCGCCCCGCAGTGGGGCGCTCACGTGGGTTCGTCGCAAGCGTCGCCGTTGCCGCGTGTTACGATTCCCCTCTAGCCATCATGAACGCCGAGCCCACGCTCGCCACCGAGTTGAAGCGGCTCGAGCGCCACGCGCCCGGGCACATCTTCGACGTGCTGTGTATCGGCGCCGGTCCCACCGGCATGGCGTGCGCCATTGAAGCGCAGAGGATCGGCCTCACCGCCGTCCTCATCGACAAGGGCTGCCTGGTCAACTCGCTTTACCACTATCCGGCGAACATGGTTTTCTTCACCACGCCGGAACTGCTGGTGATCGGCGACCTACCGTTCACTACCGCTCACCAGAAGCCCACGCGCCAGGAAGCGCTCGAATACTATCGCCAGGTCGCGGAGCACTATCGTCTGAACGTCCGCCAGTACGAGCGCGTGGAGCGGGTCAAAGGCAAAGACGGCGACTTCCGCGTCGAAACCGTCACCTCACACAACGACGTGGTCCATTACCGCGCCCGCAAGCTGGTGGTCGCCACCGGCTTCTACGACCTGCCCAACAAGCTGGGCGTGCCGGGCGAGGACTTGTCGAAAGTGTTCCATTACTATCGCGAGCCGCATCCGTACTACGACAGCAACGTGGTGGTGGTGGGCGGCAAGAACTCGGCCGCCGAAGCCGCTCTGGACCTGTGGCGCCACGGCGCGCGCGTCACCCTGGTTCACCGCGGTCCCGGCATGTCTCCCAGCGTCAAGTACTGGCTGAAGCCCGATATCGAGAACCGCATCAAAAACGCCGAGATCGCCGCCTATTTCCATTCGCGCGTGCGCGAGGTCACACCCACCAGCATTCTGCTGGCGACGCCCGAGGGCGACGTGATCCTGGAGAACGACTTCGTCTTCGCTCTCATCGGCTACCATCCCGACTTCGATTTCCTGCGCAGCCTGGGCATCGAACTTTCCAACGACCAGTGCCGCCCCATCTGCGACCCGGAAACGCTGGAGAGCAACGTGCCCGGCCTCTACGTCGCCGGGGTCATCGTGGCCGGCTCACGCACCGGCGAGATCTTCATCGAGAACGGCCGCTTCCACGGCCAGCAGATCGCGGAAGACCTCAAGCGAAAGTTGAAGTCTTCGGGGTAGCTTACTCGCTTGCCTAGGTGACCGATTTTTCGGAGGGTCCCCGGCTCTCGCATGGGTTAGCCAAAGCCAAGTGCCGAGAGCCAGTAGCTAGTAGCTAGCAGCTGGTGGCTGCCTTTCAGAACGGAATATCTTCGTCCGTGATCTCCGGCCCCGGCGCCGTGGCCGCCGCGGGTTCCGGCGCGCGTTGATCCATATCGTCGCCGCCGCTGCGCCCGCGTCCTTCGCCGCCCGCCTCCCGGCCTCCCAGCAGCACCAGGTCGCTGGCCACGATCTCGGTCATGTACTTCTTCTGACCGGTTTGCTTGTCGTCCCAGGAGCGCGTCTGGATGCGCCCCTCGATATACACGGAGCGCCCCTTCTTCAGATATTCGCCGGCGATCTCCGCTGTCCTCTGCCAGGCCACCACGTTGTGCCACTCCGTGCGGTCCTGCCACTGCCCGCTCTTGTCCTTGTAGCGCTCGTTGGTGGCCACCGTGAAGCGAGCCACCGCGGTCCCATTCGGTGTGTATTTCACTTCCGGGTCGCGCCCCAGGTTCCCCAGCAGGATCGCCTTGTTCACGCTGCGCGCCATGTCTCGTCTCTCCTTGCGAAAAGTGCGCCCACTATACCAGACCACCGCGCGAGCGGCGCGGTCACACCGCATTCTGTTTCGGGGTAAGCAGGGGAGCAGGGGATCTCCCTTCGCGTTCCCTGCGCGTCTACGGTGGTTGAGCGTTTGCCGAATGCTGATGGCTGAGTGCTGACTGCTGACTGCTTGCTACAATCCACCCATGTCTACGCGTCGCGACTTTCTTTACGGGCTGGCCGCCGCTGCTGTGGCTTCGCCATCGTGGGCGGGTGGTCCTCGGCCCGTCGATTCCGATCTCCGCGTGAATCCCGAGC of the Terriglobales bacterium genome contains:
- a CDS encoding YpdA family putative bacillithiol disulfide reductase — encoded protein: MNAEPTLATELKRLERHAPGHIFDVLCIGAGPTGMACAIEAQRIGLTAVLIDKGCLVNSLYHYPANMVFFTTPELLVIGDLPFTTAHQKPTRQEALEYYRQVAEHYRLNVRQYERVERVKGKDGDFRVETVTSHNDVVHYRARKLVVATGFYDLPNKLGVPGEDLSKVFHYYREPHPYYDSNVVVVGGKNSAAEAALDLWRHGARVTLVHRGPGMSPSVKYWLKPDIENRIKNAEIAAYFHSRVREVTPTSILLATPEGDVILENDFVFALIGYHPDFDFLRSLGIELSNDQCRPICDPETLESNVPGLYVAGVIVAGSRTGEIFIENGRFHGQQIAEDLKRKLKSSG
- a CDS encoding single-stranded DNA-binding protein — translated: MARSVNKAILLGNLGRDPEVKYTPNGTAVARFTVATNERYKDKSGQWQDRTEWHNVVAWQRTAEIAGEYLKKGRSVYIEGRIQTRSWDDKQTGQKKYMTEIVASDLVLLGGREAGGEGRGRSGGDDMDQRAPEPAAATAPGPEITDEDIPF